The Amblyraja radiata isolate CabotCenter1 chromosome 5, sAmbRad1.1.pri, whole genome shotgun sequence genome includes the window TGCGAGTTCAGTCACACTCTGTAATGAACAATGGTGAACATATTGAGGAGCGGAGGAAGGCAAGCAGCAAGCGGGAGGAAAGGGCCAACTCCGAGACAGGGCCTTGAGCGGCAATGTCAACATGCAATCATTAGGCTGACAATGACCCACCCTGAACACTGACTGACCCAGCACAGTCTGACTACCACAGGGTCAGTGTTGAGCTTCCCCAGGGTAAGTGCTGATTAACTACAGGAAGAGCACACTTCACTACTGGGCCCAATGAGGGGTCTGGTGTCAGCTGGGGAACCGGTAGCGAGGAGAAGCCAGTGACCACAGGACATGTGCGCAGGGAGAGAGTCGTGCTGAAGCAGCAGTGAGGTAGTGAAACATGTTTGAAGTGGAACAATCACATGGGGAATGTTATGGTTAGGTTGGGTTTGTATTTTTGGGGTCATACAGTTTGGGATCATACATAAGGACCGTGATCACCAGTCATTAATTATCTCCGCAGCTGCCTTCCTggtatgtattgttaataattaTTCAATAATGTTAACCTTCCCACCGCTGTAATTATAAAACTGCTTTGTGGTGTTTGATCCACATGTGCCCCTGATATTTCATTCTCCAGCCGTCCCTTTACATTGGTTCTCTCATTCTGTGTTAAATGTATAAACAACACAAGATCTGCATCTCTTCCACTTACATGATACTCTTGCCCAGTGAAGTGATCCGCGCCAGTTAGCTTCAAGCCAAGTCCATCCACAACCTCTTCAATCGCCTGCTCCAGTCGGTCCCAGTAGAATCTCGTCAACTGTAAGAGCTGGTGATCGTCACAGTTTGACAGGAAAGTGGAGATTGCGGAGTTTATATCTGTGAACACAGGAGGGGAAGGAAAACATCATCTGAGAAATCGTTCACCATTGGCCCTCAGTTCACACTTCAATGAGTACATTCGAAAAAACTGCAGTTTTAACATCACGTATTCACAGTGAACGGTTCCCGCTCCCACACCATTCATCACACCTGAAAATGCTCTCTAGCTGGGTCACGGGAAATAGATAGAAGGATAGTCTCATCATCACCACTGTGCAATAGCCCAGGAAACCAGAATTAAATCATCACATGGCCTTCTAATCTGATATTGAAAATACATGTCTTTCTGAAAATACTCCAATCCTTCACAATTTAATAGATTTAACATCTGTTTTCCTCAGTGGCTGTTGCAGGCATTTTCCACATTGGGGCCTGGCTCGGGCACAAAAGGGCACTTCCTGTTCCCTGAACTGTCAGTTTGGAATTTTTGTGCAGTTCAGATCCCCTAATGACAGTAAGCATATAgaactttggaaatggtgcaaaaGATGTTGGCCAAATTGTcccctggattagagggtgttagctataagaacaggttggacaaacctggattgctttttgtggagtgtgagaggttgagGGCAGAATTGATAAACATTGTAATACCTGGAATTTGCTGCCAaacttggtggtggaggcaaatatgatcgTTCCATTTAAGCAGCTTTTAGGTGGCCACATGGATAGGGTGGGATACGAATCACATGCAAACATAGGTGATTAgtggtgtaatgtattcatgtaaccaggggccacagtttaagaataaggagtaagccatttagaacagagacaaggaaacactttttctcacagagagttgtgagtctgtggaattctctgcctcagagggcggtggaggcaggttctctggatactttcaagtgagagctagatagggctcttaaaaatagtggagtcaggggatatggggagaaggcaggaacgggggtactgattggggatgatcagccatgatcacattgaatggtggtgctggctcgaagggccgaatggcctctactcctgcacctattgtctattgtccttttattgaatttcttcaacaacataatggttgaacataaACTCAAAACGGACGCTAGTGTCGGGTTggcgggcgtagggaagggtagtgggatatatctccgcttctcgTTAGTTCAGGggggtttctcttttctttttcatGTCTTTTTCAAAATTCTTGCTTTTCTatatcttttcttctttctttccctttttttcctttttccctatttagttattagtttataaaatgttaaaatagcAGCAGTACAaatattgtataattgttatgtcgattactttctccttgtacaattggttctaataaaataaatatattttgttaAAACTTTGGCGGCAACTCAAATCATTTGTATCCAAAAGGAGTGCTGATTTATCAGACAATTCCTGCATCTGTGACGTTGCTGTCTctgtagatgtcaactctctgtgctcagccccttccctattcTCACTGCCGTGTGAACCTCATTGCTGGCATCAGGTGTACATGCAATGTCAGGGCAACATCTATATTTCACTGAAGGCTCACAaacctttttgttcctttgatgtacaggcaactgaatcacctcccctgtcaccaccttcagccatgGTGTCGACAGATGTTCCCAAATTCTGTAGCTCTGAATACACAATATTAATAGaaccatcaggtgacaattgaatgtgaaggaagacaatgccttgtgaaccaacaaacagcattacagtgcagcggagatgtggaaaacatcacatcCAAACAAGGTATACCCCTAAAAGCAGTAGACCACATTGCTCTTCATGTCTGCATTTGTGTAAATTTCATACTTCCACTCATATACTCAATAGTCCCGACTCGTTAGGtctcatttcattattcaaataTGTACAAAATGCAATCTATATTGCAAATGCGAAATGCCGAAATTATCCTTTCCTCTAACAATCATTCTGCTGCAACTTCTCCTGTGATCACAGTCCCCGCTGTGACCAGAGGGTGATAAACGTGCAACTCTCCATACAGGAGGCTCAGAAAGGCCTTTACTCTGGCAATTGAGGACATTGCTCACAAAAAATAACTGAAAACGGAAATAACAAGCTATGCTGTGCCTGCATTTAGGAGGGGCTGCATTGTAAACCATGGGAAGTGTAGAGCGGTGAATCTAACGGCTGTGGTATACAAATTATTGGAGGATATTGAGGGGAACGATATATCTATATGTGTTGGATTGGGCCGTTTATGGATAGTTAGCATAGTGTTGACTCTACAAACCCCCATCACATTCCTAATCTGCATCACTGCGGTCTGCTCTGTACATGGCAACCATCATCTGAACGCAGGCAATTCCCCAGGAACTCCAAGCAAGTCCGGGTTCTGCTGTAGAACTCCACATTGCAACACTTCTACGCTGCAGTTGGAGGTTCCGATGTTTCCTTCGGTCGAGTACGTTTTGGGAATTGTCAGGATTCTCCGGCAGTGCTGCCGAGAGTGGAATTCGGTGACTTGCTGACTGACAGACAGCAGCCGGTCACTGGATTCCCCATGGAGGAGTCTGATTAAACATCGAGACTCCACAAAATGACCGAGGATTGTGACAAAAACAAATAGTTCCCCATCCACCAGACCCAGCAAGGAAGGCCCAGCGCCCAAGGTCTGACAGATTGTGATCAGGCAGCTGAAGGCAGACATTCAGTTTCAGAGTGAAAGACAGGCGGCTGTGGGAGTCCCATCCCATCACTTACCTTTCAGGTGAGTGGGCACTTCAGATAAACCCTGCACCGTGTCCATGTAGGTGAACTGGTCTTGACCTGTTTAAACAGATTAACCTATTAACTTgtgagcttacaccccagtggtatgaatattgacttctctaacttcaagtaactcttgctttccctctctctccatccctcacacattcacagttctcccaccagtctgactgtccttcattacattttatctgtttgttttgttgttcccttctcctcgctaacaatgatctattccagtgcttcttaaactagttCAGTATCATTCACCCTTGAATCTTTATCACAACATTTCATTCACCCTCCACTAAATattcttatgttttttggtaattttcgtcttattctcccttgtatATAAATagctgaataaattaagtcattcacccctctagtttcattcatCGTGAaacaatttcattcacccttgggtgaaccattcaccagtttaacaaGCACTGATCTATTGTACAATTTCATTGATCTCATTCCTCTTTGTCCGTTTTCAcaccatacacttccttatctctgtatcttccactcccctgactcagtctgaagaagggtctcgatacgaaacgtcacccagtctttCTATtctgagacgctgcctgtcccgctgttactccaacatATCTTGTGCTTAACTTGCATGGTCCTTTTTGTTCAATACTGTAAGATCAGCAGCATTTACAGCTGAAGTTTCATAGTCTAATGTTGCCGTACCTTGAGCCAGTATCTCTTTCAATAATCTGCTCAGCTTCAGTAGTGTTTGACGTATTTCCGCAAGGAATTGCCACATCACCCTTCGTGCCCCAGAACCCTTCtccatcaccagattcaggagcagtttggAGCCGGCTGCTTGGTTTCCCTTCTCTGCGAGTTCAGTCACACTCTGTAATGAACAATGGTGAACATATTGAGGAGCGGAGGAAGGCAAGCAGCAAGCGGGAGGAAAGGGCCAACTCCGAGACAGGGCCTTGAGCGGCAATGTCAACATGCAATCATTAGGCTGACAATGACCCACCCTGAACACTGACTGACCCAGCACAGTCTGACTACCACAGGGTCAGTGTTGAGCTTCCCCAGGGTAAGTGCTGATTAACTACAGGAAGAGCACACTTCACTACTGGGCCCAATGAGGGGTCTGGTGTCAGCTGGGGAACCGGTAGCGAGGAGAAGCCAGTGACCACAGGACATGTGCGCAGGGAGAGAGTCGTGCTGAAGCAGCAGTGAGGTAGTGAAACATGTTTGAAGTGGAACAATCACATGGGGAATGTTATGGTTAGGTTGGGTTTGTATTTTTGGGGTCATACAGTTTGGGATCATACATAAGGACCGTGATCACCAGTTATTAATTATCTCCGCAGCTGCCTTCCTGGTATGTGTTGTTAATAATTATTCAATAATGTTAACCTTCCCACCGCTGTAATTATAAAACTGCTTTGTGGTGTTTGATCCACATGTGCCCCTGATATTTCATTCTCCAGCCGTCCCTTTACATTGGTTCTCTCATTCTGTGTTAAATGTATAAACAACACAAGATCTGCATCTCTTCCACTTACATGATACTCTTGCCCAGTGAAGTGATCCGCGCCAGTTAGCTTCAAGCCAAGTCCATCCACAACCTCTTCAATCGCCTGCTCCAGTCGGTCCCAGTAGAATCTCGTCAACTGTAAGAGCTGGTGATCGTCACAGTTTGACAGGAAAGTGGAGATTGCGGAGTTTATATCTGTGAACACAGGAGGGGAAGGAAAACATCATCTGAGAAATCGTTCACCATTGGCCCTCAGTTCACACTTCAATGAGTACATTCGAAAAAACTGCAGTTTTAACATCACGTATTCACAGTGAACGGTTCCCGCTCCCACACCATTCATCACACCTGAAAATGCTCTCTAGCTGGGTCACGGGAAATAGATAGAAGGATAGTCTCATCATCACCACTGTGCAATAGCCCAGGAAACCAGAATTAAATCATCACATGGCCTTCTAATCTGATATCGAAAATACATGTCTTTCTGAAAATACTCCAATCCTTCACAATTTAATAGATTTAACATCTGTTTTCCTCAGTGGCTGTTGCAGGCATTTTCCACATTGGGGCCTGGCTCGGGCACAAAAGGGCACTTCCTGTTCCCTGAACTGTCAGTTTGGAATTTTTGTGCAGTTCAGATCCCCTAATGACAGTAAGCATATAgaactttggaaatggtgcaaaaGATGTTGGCCAAATTGTcccctggattagagggtgttagctataagaagaggttggacaaacctggattgctttttgtggagtgtgagaggttgagGGCAGAATTGATAAACATTGTAATACCTGGAATTTGCTGCCAaacttggtggtggaggcaaatatgatcgTTCCATTTAAGCAGCTTTTAGGTGGCCACATGGATAGGGTGGGATACGAATCACATGCAAACATAGGTGATTAgtggtgtaatgtattcatgtaaccaggggccacagtttaagaataaggagtaagccatttagaacagagacaaggaaacactttttctcacagagagttgtgagtctgtggaattctctgcctcagagggcggtggaggcaggttctctggatactttcaagtgagagctagatagggctcttaaaaatagtggagtcaggggatatggggagaaggcaggaacggggtactgattggggatgatcagccatgatcacattgaatggtggtgctggctcgaagggccgaatggcctctactcctgcacctattgtctattgtccttttattgaatttcttcaacaacataatggttgaacataaACTCAAAACGGACGCTAGTGTCGGGTTggcgggcgtagggaagggtagtgggatatatctccgcttctcgTTAGTTCAGGggggtttctcttttctttttcatGTCTTTTTCAAAATTCTTGCTTTTCTatatcttttcttctttctttcccttttttcctttttccctatttagttattagtttataaaatgttaaaatagcAGCAGTACAaatattgtataattgttatgtcgattactttctccttgtacaattggttctaataaaataaatatattttgttaAAACTTTGGCGGCAACTCAAATCATTTGTATCCAAAAGGAGTGCTGATTTATCAGACAATTCCTGCATCTGTGACGTTGCTGTCTctgtagatgtcaactctctgtgctcagccccttccctattcTCACTGCCGTGTGAACCTCATTGCTGGCATCAGGTGTACATGCAATGTCAGGGCAACATCTATATTTCACTGAAGGCTCACAaacctttttgttcctttgatgtacaggcaactgaatcacctcccctgtcaccaccttcagccatgGTGTCGACAGATGTTCCCAAATTCTGTAGCTCTGAATACACAATATTAATAGaaccatcaggtgacaattgaatgtgaaggaagacaatgccttgtgaaccaacaaacagcattacagtgcagcggagatgtggaaaacatcacatcCAAACAAGGTATACCCCTAAAAGCAGTAGACCACATTGCTCTTCATGTCTGCATTTGTGTAAATTTCATACTTCCACTCATATACTCAATAGTCCCGACTCGTTAGGtctcatttcattattcaaataTGTACAAAATGCAATCTATATTGCAAATGCGAAATGCCGAAATTATCCTTTCCTCTAACAATCATTCTGCTGCAACTTCTCCTGTGATCACAGTCCCCGCTGTGACCAGAGGGTGATAAACGTGCAACTCTCCATACAGGAGGCTCAGAAAGGCCTTTACTCTGGCAATTGAGGACATTGCTCACAAAAAATAACTGAAAACGGAAATAACAAGCTATGCTGTGCCTGCATTTAGGAGGGGCTGCATTGTAAACCATGGGAAGTGTAGAGCAGTGAATCTAACGGCTGTGGTATACAAATTACTGGAGGATATTGAGGGGAACGATATATCTATATGTGTTGGATTGGGCCGTTTATGGATAGTTAGCATAGTTAGCATAGCATATCTCACAAATGTGATTACATTTTCTGAGTAACAAAAGATTGATGGGACAAGCTGTAGATTTAACTTATATGGACTTCAGTGTATTTGGTAATGTTCCACATGataggctgctttggaaggtttTATCACAAGTGATCCAGGGAGAACTaactgactggatagagaattgacgatgaaaggaagcagagggtgagggtggaagtttgttttacagactgcaggcctgtgactagtggtgttccccaGGGATCATTGCTggccccattgctgtttgtggttgatATCAAAGATGTGGATGAGAACACAAGGCATGATTATCAAATGATGCAAATGGATCTTCATCTGTTGGGCTGAGGAATGtggaatggagtttaatacagataagctcAACGTGTTGCATTCTGTGAAGACAAAGCAGGACAGGCCCTTAGTGAATGACAGGCCTCATCATTCAcaatattgagtgtagaagtcagGCCGTTATGTAACTGGTGTACAAGACTTTGGCCAAGTCACATTTAGAGTAGTGTGTTCCGTTGTAGACaccctgttagaaacatagaaacatagaaaataggtgcaggagtagaggccattcggcctttcgagcctgcaccgccattcaatattatcatggctgatcatccaactcagtatcctgtacctgccttctctccataccccctgatccctttagccacaagggccacatctaactccctcttaaatatagccaatgaactgtggcctcaactaccttctgtggcagagagttccacagattcaccactctctgtatgaaaaatgtttttctcatctcggtcctaaaggatttcccctttatccttaaactgtgaccccttgtcctggacttccccaacatcgggaacaatcttcctgtatctagcctgtccaaccccttaagaattttgtaagtttctgtaagatcccccctcaatcttctaaattttagcgagtacaagccgggtctatccagtctttcttcatatgaaagtcctgacattccaggaatcagtctggtgaaccttctctgtactacctctatggcaagaatgtctttcctcagattaggagaccaaaactgtaggcaatattccaggtgtggtctcaccaagaccccgtgcaactgcagtagaacctccctgcacttatactcaaatccttttgctatgaatgctaacataccattcgctttcttcactgcctgctgcacctgcatgcctactttcaatgactggtgtaccatgacacccagttctcgttgcatctccccttttcctaatcggccaccatttagataatagtctgctttcctgtttttgccacc containing:
- the LOC116973723 gene encoding uncharacterized protein LOC116973723; the protein is MAEGGDWGGDAVTSTSRKQKGGKLSKVGKFFKRLQPGTSSKKDGENTGTTTEKQSGIKSRMSMECKAAEEEREQCQSRGQGIGDVGHGPGTDPSGEIHHDRDSSNKESSSLIQGAELQNLGTSVDTMAEGGDRGGDSVACTSKEQKDINSAISTFLSNCDDHQLLQLTRFYWDRLEQAIEEVVDGLGLKLTGADHFTGQEYHSVTELAEKGNQAAGSKLLLNLVMEKGSGARRVMWQFLAEIRQTLLKLSRLLKEILAQGQDQFTYMDTVQGLSEVPTHLKGK